The genomic region GATTTAAAAAGATGTATATAGAAGTTCTTGCAGCATGCGCAAAGATGCATCGGTCTTTCAGGTTCTCGGATATACTGCTATGGTTCCGTAAGCATCGACAGCGACTGTACCGCCACGAAGCAGAAAAGGAAAGTGCTTCAGGCCAACATATCTCATTTTATATCTGATCTGTTATTTTGGTTCTATTTGGCAAATGCATTCCCTTTTTTTTATGATGAAACTGAACAAACCCTTCTGCGGTCATTAGCAATTATATGGTAGATAGAGAAAAATGATTTTTGTTTTTCTCTTGTCCTGTTCGTGAGAAGGGTAGGAGAAAAAATGCTTTGAAAAACAACAGGGATTGCAAGGCTAGTAAAGGCAAACTGGAAAAATGTGGGTGAAGTAGGATTCATATGAAGAAAAACCGATGGTTGCTTATCCAAGATCGGAAAAATACTGTTTTGGAAGTTTATACTGAGGTGGATTTATTCTGTGGCTTTTTTTTCAAGCTGTTGGAGGGGTTCAAGTATGGTATGTTCCAGTGCAGAGTTGATGACGGAATCCACATGGCCGTCGTCAAAACTATAGTAGATGTTTTTTCCGTCACGACGTGATTTTACGACTCTGGCTTTTCTAAGCACATTGAGCTGATGTGAAACTGCAGAGGGACTCATGTTGAGCTTTTCACAGATTTCGCTTACACAAAGTTCCTGTCCTTTCAAGACAAGTATGATTCTCATCCGCGTCGGGTCACCGAGCACTTTGAAGAATAGACAACATTTGTGTAGATTGCTTTCGTTGATTTCCATCTGTGTTTCCTGCATAAGCTATTAAAAATATATTCCTTGCGTTCTACCTTCGTCAAGTCATGATTTTCCTCTTGACGGAATGCGATGTGTCTGTGAATATGTCAGGCAGAGTATGATTGTATCTCTGGCAGCAGATGAGGAGGGTATGTATGAATTTCCTTGCTTTCGGTGAAATACTTTGGGATGTTTTCAGTGATGGACGTCGGTTGGGCGGTGCTCCGCTGAATGTTACCGGGCATATAGCAAAGATGGGAGGACAGGCGACTATCATCAGTGCTCTTTCAGATGATGAGTTGGGCAGGGCTGCCCTGTCGGACATACGGGCCTTAGGCATAGATGACAAGTATATCAAGCAGTCAACATATCCGACAGGCAGGGCCGATATTGTCCTGGACTCCAATGGTGTTCCTACCTATGAATTCAATGATCCTTGCGCTTGGGATGATATTACTCTTACATCGGTACAGCTTGCAGAACTGGCTTCCTGCCAATGGGATGTATTTTGTTTTGGCACTCTTGCCCAAAGATCCGAGGGTTCGCGCAGGACGCTTGAGCAGTTGCTTGATGTGATTGATAGCAGGATTTTCTTTTTTGATGTTAACCTCCGTAAGCATTTCTACAGCAAGGAAATATTGAAGAATGGAATTTCAAAGTGCAACATTCTCAAGATGAATGATGAGGAAGTCCCTATAATTGCAGAAGCGTTGGGCTTCACGGGGGCAGACATTCCTTCACAGATTCTTGAAAGTCACACAACAATGGATATCATCCTTGTTACAGAGGGCAAGAAGGGCACTACAGCCTATACCAGGACGGGAAAGGTTCATAAGGATGTTGCCAAGGTGAAAGTCGTGGATACCGTAGGTGC from Spirochaetia bacterium harbors:
- a CDS encoding metalloregulator ArsR/SmtB family transcription factor: MEINESNLHKCCLFFKVLGDPTRMRIILVLKGQELCVSEICEKLNMSPSAVSHQLNVLRKARVVKSRRDGKNIYYSFDDGHVDSVINSALEHTILEPLQQLEKKATE
- a CDS encoding carbohydrate kinase, coding for MNFLAFGEILWDVFSDGRRLGGAPLNVTGHIAKMGGQATIISALSDDELGRAALSDIRALGIDDKYIKQSTYPTGRADIVLDSNGVPTYEFNDPCAWDDITLTSVQLAELASCQWDVFCFGTLAQRSEGSRRTLEQLLDVIDSRIFFFDVNLRKHFYSKEILKNGISKCNILKMNDEEVPIIAEALGFTGADIPSQILESHTTMDIILVTEGKKGTTAYTRTGKVHKDVAKVKVVDTVGAGDSLSAGFLFSLSKGDSLTDAVRKASDLADFVVSHAGAIPEYDQSVLSMWK